One segment of Saprospiraceae bacterium DNA contains the following:
- a CDS encoding ParA family protein — translation MGIVVSLLNHKGGVGKTTSAINIGAGLVELGKRVLLIDLDPQANLTISLGIPRQKFTIYEALRGEGELAPYTYKPNLDVVTSSLDLSGAEMELINEAGREFILRELLHQVADDYDYILIDCPPSLGLLTLNALTSSRYVLIPLQTEFLAVQGLAKIKQVIDKVKFRLNKQVEMAGVIATMYDSRRVLNRDVVDTIHKYFGDKVFGTYIRDNVALAEAPAQRKDIFEYSPKSPGAADYLALSREFLERVENGVFSEQPSTVN, via the coding sequence ATGGGTATAGTTGTATCTCTTCTCAATCACAAAGGCGGTGTCGGCAAAACGACGAGCGCCATCAATATAGGCGCGGGTTTGGTGGAATTGGGCAAGCGAGTGCTCCTGATTGACCTCGACCCGCAAGCCAACCTGACTATTTCGCTGGGCATACCACGGCAGAAATTCACGATTTATGAAGCGTTGCGCGGCGAAGGCGAACTGGCTCCCTACACTTACAAGCCCAATCTTGACGTCGTCACCTCATCACTCGACCTTTCTGGCGCTGAGATGGAACTCATCAACGAAGCCGGGCGCGAGTTCATCCTGCGCGAATTGCTCCATCAGGTGGCGGACGATTATGACTACATTTTGATTGACTGCCCGCCCTCGCTGGGGCTGCTCACGCTCAACGCGCTCACGAGCAGCCGCTATGTGTTGATTCCGTTGCAGACGGAATTTCTTGCCGTGCAGGGGCTTGCCAAAATAAAGCAGGTGATTGACAAGGTGAAATTCCGCCTCAACAAGCAGGTGGAAATGGCCGGCGTGATTGCCACCATGTACGATAGCAGGCGCGTGCTCAATCGCGATGTGGTGGATACCATTCACAAGTATTTCGGCGACAAGGTGTTTGGCACTTACATCCGCGACAATGTGGCGTTGGCAGAGGCGCCGGCCCAGCGCAAGGACATTTTTGAGTACAGCCCCAAAAGCCCTGGCGCCGCGGATTATCTGGCACTGAGCCGGGAGTTTTTGGAGCGGGTGGAAAATGGCGTGTTCAGCGAGCAACCCTCCACCGTCAACTGA
- a CDS encoding DUF3137 domain-containing protein — protein sequence MHNSYHDFRQFYNQNIFPELLHLEHRRRRLLRLLALSGVFLFGVVALQIFVNVFVFTLLLFIPVALWISYLIFRVQVFYREFKPRIVELILDFIDNDVNFSFTGYDPKGVIEPKTFLESRIFTSAEVYAGEDLIQGQVRETPFELCELRVKEFSPTRSKLDLVFHGVFLVGDYKRWDMHGGVLVLPDAYRKYMSRSERAFHLVGGRRVKENLLPEFEVFFDTYATPDIRVQDVISEEMQQLILKFRAMFQQKNRQKEIYFSIIADRIYIALSQDKDLLEPSLFANNANFETIGEFFSDIRLLLELMLDVDVMN from the coding sequence ATGCACAACTCCTACCACGATTTTCGCCAATTTTACAATCAAAATATCTTCCCTGAACTGCTTCATCTGGAGCATCGTCGGCGGCGATTGCTGCGGCTGTTGGCCTTGTCGGGCGTGTTTTTGTTCGGAGTGGTGGCGCTGCAAATTTTTGTCAATGTTTTTGTCTTCACCTTGCTGCTGTTCATCCCGGTGGCGCTGTGGATTTCCTACCTGATTTTCCGGGTTCAAGTTTTTTATCGGGAGTTCAAGCCGCGCATCGTGGAGTTGATTCTCGATTTTATTGACAACGACGTGAATTTTTCATTCACGGGCTACGACCCAAAAGGTGTCATCGAACCCAAGACTTTTCTCGAAAGCCGCATCTTCACATCTGCCGAAGTGTATGCGGGCGAAGACCTGATTCAGGGGCAAGTGCGCGAGACGCCCTTTGAACTGTGTGAGCTGCGCGTGAAGGAATTTTCGCCCACTCGGAGCAAACTCGACCTCGTGTTTCACGGTGTTTTTCTCGTAGGCGATTACAAACGCTGGGATATGCACGGGGGTGTGTTGGTGCTGCCCGATGCCTATCGCAAATACATGAGCCGCAGCGAGCGTGCCTTTCATTTGGTGGGAGGGCGCCGCGTGAAAGAAAATTTGTTGCCCGAATTCGAGGTGTTCTTTGACACTTACGCAACGCCCGACATTCGGGTGCAAGACGTGATTTCGGAGGAGATGCAGCAGTTGATTCTGAAATTCAGGGCGATGTTTCAGCAAAAAAATCGGCAAAAGGAGATTTATTTCTCCATCATCGCTGACAGGATTTATATCGCGCTCTCACAGGATAAGGACCTGTTGGAGCCTTCCCTATTTGCCAATAACGCCAATTTTGAAACGATTGGCGAGTTTTTCAGCGACATCCGCCTGTTGCTTGAGCTCATGCTGGATGTGGATGTGATGAATTGA
- a CDS encoding S24 family peptidase, with translation MIKEDRIELNKRFIHAFKLLEDRGAIVKNDRSGRGVGDVADKVLGNKAYGHIIRAFLNPDSKRVIDYGQAKSFCRAYDINEAWLLYGIGHPFGFEAPSDAFVGDRGGVSVGGNILFTTIRAFAGSTLGAENQEDNSYFSIPGVSGPGLVAFQIEGNSMDPVIKHNDIVVCKSVENIADIRDNEIYAVKSNGNVWVKYVQKIYNNRGRVTRLKMISANYFDNDPFEEEVNETTRLYKVVRKISNV, from the coding sequence ATGATTAAGGAAGACCGTATCGAACTCAACAAGCGTTTCATTCATGCTTTCAAATTGCTCGAAGACAGGGGTGCCATTGTCAAGAATGACCGCAGTGGCCGAGGTGTCGGCGATGTGGCCGACAAGGTATTGGGCAACAAAGCTTACGGACACATCATTCGCGCTTTTCTTAACCCCGATAGCAAGCGGGTGATTGACTATGGCCAAGCCAAGTCGTTCTGCCGCGCCTATGATATCAATGAGGCATGGCTGCTCTATGGCATTGGCCACCCGTTTGGTTTTGAAGCGCCAAGCGATGCCTTTGTCGGCGACCGGGGCGGTGTTTCCGTAGGCGGCAATATTCTTTTCACCACTATACGCGCATTCGCGGGCAGCACGCTAGGTGCTGAAAATCAAGAAGACAATTCTTATTTTTCCATACCGGGCGTGAGCGGCCCTGGTTTGGTGGCCTTCCAGATTGAGGGCAACTCCATGGACCCCGTCATCAAGCACAACGATATAGTGGTCTGCAAATCAGTGGAGAACATCGCCGACATTCGAGACAACGAAATATATGCCGTGAAGAGCAACGGCAATGTGTGGGTCAAGTACGTTCAGAAAATTTACAACAATAGAGGGCGAGTCACGCGCCTCAAAATGATTTCAGCCAATTATTTTGACAATGACCCCTTCGAGGAAGAAGTCAACGAGACCACTCGCCTCTATAAGGTAGTGAGAAAAATTAGCAACGTCTGA
- a CDS encoding OmpA family protein has protein sequence MEQFLRTLCLALTLLIVQHQVSAQPNHGLTVRVLAYNYHNPEPDWKDWTDIFDTRGRGVEIAYNGRLDARTWLVVPFKMGTARGKTPPGGFPARNELLLNLDAHVQFNLFKYESVINPYLLMGVGSTWNADADRFDLNIPAGLGLNVKLLKDLYLNAQTQYRFSMDNRPGWHHGVGATFFFGGAPEVPADRDGDGVPDITDNCPEVPGLASLMGCPDRDGDGIADADDKCPDQAGLAAFMGCPDRDGDGIPDAEDECPDQAGLAAFKGCPDTDGDGIPDHLDKCPREAGIAALQGCPVRDRDGDGTPDDEDMCPDEYGSPLTKGCPDRDGDGVIDREDRCPDKPGPASNKGCPEIKAEDKAKLERAVKLVQFQTGKAVLLQRSFAVLDEVVAVMNQYPEYSLDINGHTDSVGDDKMNQTLSERRAKTCYDYLISKGIPASRMTHQGFGETKPKASNDTAAGREQNRRVEFDLYVK, from the coding sequence ATGGAACAATTCCTTAGAACACTGTGCTTGGCACTGACACTTTTGATAGTGCAACATCAAGTTTCTGCCCAACCTAATCACGGGCTAACCGTCCGTGTGCTCGCCTACAACTATCACAACCCCGAACCCGACTGGAAGGATTGGACGGATATCTTCGACACTAGGGGTAGGGGAGTGGAAATCGCCTATAATGGCCGGCTCGATGCCCGCACATGGTTGGTGGTGCCATTCAAGATGGGCACTGCAAGAGGTAAAACGCCCCCCGGTGGTTTTCCGGCGCGCAACGAACTGCTGCTCAATTTGGATGCGCATGTGCAGTTCAACCTTTTCAAATACGAGAGTGTCATCAACCCTTACCTCCTAATGGGTGTCGGCTCCACTTGGAATGCGGATGCTGACAGGTTCGACCTAAACATCCCGGCCGGATTGGGTCTCAATGTCAAATTGTTGAAAGACCTCTACCTCAACGCGCAAACACAATATCGCTTTTCTATGGATAATCGCCCGGGATGGCATCACGGGGTCGGTGCCACTTTCTTCTTTGGCGGTGCGCCAGAGGTCCCTGCCGACCGCGACGGCGACGGTGTGCCAGACATCACGGACAATTGCCCCGAGGTGCCGGGCTTAGCCTCGCTCATGGGCTGCCCCGACCGCGACGGCGACGGCATCGCTGATGCCGACGACAAATGCCCCGACCAAGCGGGCTTGGCGGCATTCATGGGTTGCCCCGACCGCGACGGCGACGGCATTCCTGATGCCGAAGACGAATGCCCCGACCAAGCAGGCTTGGCGGCATTCAAGGGCTGCCCCGACACGGACGGCGACGGCATCCCCGACCACCTCGACAAATGCCCGCGCGAGGCGGGCATCGCCGCCTTGCAAGGCTGCCCAGTGCGCGACCGCGACGGCGACGGCACCCCCGACGACGAGGATATGTGCCCCGATGAATACGGCAGTCCTTTGACCAAAGGCTGCCCCGACCGCGATGGCGACGGCGTGATTGACCGCGAAGACCGCTGCCCCGACAAACCCGGCCCAGCCAGCAACAAGGGGTGCCCGGAAATAAAAGCCGAGGATAAGGCCAAGTTGGAACGTGCAGTCAAGTTGGTACAATTCCAAACTGGCAAGGCGGTGCTGTTGCAAAGGTCTTTCGCCGTTTTGGATGAAGTGGTGGCAGTGATGAACCAGTACCCCGAATACAGTCTCGACATCAATGGCCACACCGACAGCGTGGGCGACGACAAGATGAACCAGACCCTGTCCGAGCGCCGCGCCAAGACTTGCTACGACTATCTCATCAGCAAAGGCATACCGGCCTCGCGTATGACGCATCAGGGCTTCGGCGAAACCAAGCCCAAAGCCAGCAACGATACTGCCGCAGGCCGCGAGCAGAATCGCCGCGTGGAGTTCGACTTATACGTCAAATAA
- a CDS encoding response regulator transcription factor: MSKENAASVAIVEDKPDIRDYLCELINEHPRFTCRHKYHNGEEAIDFLPKTGARIAVVDIGLPGRVNGIECVRAVKPKMPDTLFMMYTVFEDADKIFESLKAGASGYLLKDASDSKILSSLEDLLEGGAPMSSSIAKKVIEFFQKKIPISKATEVLSGREHEILQLLSKGRTYSEIANVLGIKEGTVKVHIHNIYTKLHVTNSREAIEKAFGNGD, from the coding sequence ATGAGCAAAGAAAACGCAGCTTCGGTAGCCATCGTGGAAGACAAACCCGATATCCGCGATTATCTCTGCGAGCTCATCAACGAGCATCCGCGATTCACCTGTCGCCACAAATATCACAACGGCGAAGAGGCCATTGATTTTTTGCCCAAGACAGGCGCCCGTATCGCCGTGGTGGACATCGGTTTGCCGGGCAGGGTCAACGGCATCGAATGTGTGCGAGCGGTGAAGCCCAAAATGCCCGACACGCTCTTCATGATGTACACCGTGTTTGAGGATGCCGACAAGATATTCGAGTCCCTGAAAGCAGGGGCGAGCGGCTATTTGCTGAAAGATGCCTCCGACTCGAAGATTCTCTCCTCATTGGAAGATTTATTGGAAGGCGGGGCGCCGATGTCGAGCAGCATCGCTAAAAAGGTCATTGAGTTTTTTCAGAAAAAAATACCGATAAGCAAAGCCACCGAGGTACTCAGCGGAAGGGAGCATGAAATCCTTCAACTGCTTTCCAAAGGCCGCACTTACAGCGAAATCGCCAACGTCTTGGGCATCAAGGAAGGCACGGTGAAGGTACACATCCACAACATTTACACAAAACTCCACGTCACCAACAGCCGGGAAGCCATCGAGAAAGCCTTCGGAAATGGCGACTGA
- a CDS encoding OmpA family protein: MKKFSFSLLAASCLLLCYQDLVAQPLHGLTARYNFYNYVSPQLRDRKFADIWGDIDGGGVELAYQWCFAPQTFLVIPVKYGSARIPPSTVNPGVNHKLFNLDALLQYELFRHENLINPYFHFGVGTTFDFDADKDRVFRERVDKRDLDFNIPLGIGLNIRLTRNIDLSAQTQFRPSIRGREGWHHGVGLTYYWGPERDEDGMLSKVNDRDGDGVVDRFDRCPDVPGLASLNGCPDRDGDGIADDEDRCPDVVGTAANKGCPELAQIDKDVLIRAVRAVQFETAQATLLPESLPVLDEIASLMQRYPAYSLRIEGHTDDVGDDKMNLDLSKRRAKTCYDYLVSKGVSASRMSHDGFGETRPIATNSTPEGREQNRRVEFELFVK; encoded by the coding sequence ATGAAAAAGTTTTCCTTTTCGCTTCTGGCAGCATCATGTTTGCTGCTCTGCTATCAAGATTTGGTAGCCCAGCCACTACACGGTCTCACCGCCCGCTACAACTTCTACAACTATGTGTCGCCTCAACTAAGAGACCGAAAGTTTGCCGACATTTGGGGCGATATTGACGGCGGCGGTGTCGAGTTGGCGTACCAATGGTGCTTTGCTCCGCAAACCTTCCTCGTGATTCCGGTCAAGTATGGCAGCGCCCGCATCCCGCCCAGCACGGTCAACCCGGGTGTCAACCACAAGTTGTTCAACTTGGACGCCCTGCTGCAATACGAGCTATTCCGGCACGAAAACCTCATCAACCCTTACTTCCACTTTGGGGTAGGCACCACTTTCGATTTTGATGCCGATAAGGACAGGGTCTTCCGCGAGCGGGTGGACAAAAGGGATTTGGATTTCAATATCCCCTTGGGCATAGGCCTGAACATCCGGCTGACGCGCAATATTGACCTCAGCGCCCAGACACAGTTTCGCCCCTCCATTCGCGGGCGCGAAGGCTGGCACCACGGAGTGGGCCTCACCTATTACTGGGGCCCCGAACGGGATGAAGACGGTATGCTGAGCAAGGTCAACGACCGCGACGGCGACGGCGTGGTGGACAGGTTCGACCGCTGCCCCGATGTGCCGGGATTGGCCAGCCTCAACGGGTGCCCCGACCGCGACGGCGATGGCATCGCAGACGATGAGGACCGCTGTCCCGATGTGGTGGGCACCGCCGCGAACAAGGGCTGTCCCGAGCTTGCCCAGATTGACAAGGATGTGCTCATTCGCGCCGTGCGTGCCGTCCAGTTTGAAACCGCCCAAGCCACCCTCTTGCCAGAGTCCCTTCCCGTGCTCGACGAAATCGCCTCGCTCATGCAGCGTTACCCGGCATACAGCCTTCGCATAGAAGGCCACACGGACGATGTGGGCGACGACAAGATGAATCTCGACCTCTCTAAGCGCCGCGCCAAAACCTGCTACGACTACCTCGTGAGCAAGGGTGTCAGCGCCAGCCGGATGAGTCACGATGGCTTTGGCGAAACCCGCCCGATTGCTACCAACAGCACACCCGAAGGCCGGGAGCAAAACCGTCGCGTGGAGTTTGAGCTGTTCGTAAAATAG
- a CDS encoding GWxTD domain-containing protein: MKMKSALLALALMLVSQLAHALDAGVSYAVYATPEKPYLEINIEIAAASVMYRHVDSVMLQAGVEVLILVKQGDETVKFDKYVLNSPLVDFPQALLDVKRMSLPNGDYLLEISFVDVNDPENKALFKRPLKVAVGTQIHLSEVQLLRSFRRDDTDNPFTKNGFFLEPLPFLFYDQGAKLLAFYAEIYHSNKDIQDPAYLVRYFIEQEKGNDVTNLISIGHQRKKPSPIDAVLVQMDISKLESGNYFLTVEVRNAANELLATRKVAFQRSNPLLELPEKELTEEFVHQQFVQHLDEAALRYGLRAVSAYAIGEEPEMLKNILQGGDLSKMRFYLFRHFMREDPNNPEQAYKKFLELAAAVDKKFRSGFRYGFETDRGRTFLRFGRPDDLVTVENEPGAVPYEIWVYYKFPKTQQNNVKFLFYNPSLAGEDYLLLHSTARGEISNPRWERVLYSRNSTEYVEDGNYHDATGTQRNLGRNARQYFQDF, translated from the coding sequence ATGAAAATGAAATCTGCACTCCTTGCGCTGGCTTTGATGCTTGTTTCGCAGCTCGCCCACGCGCTCGACGCAGGCGTTTCTTACGCCGTGTATGCCACGCCTGAAAAACCATATCTTGAAATCAACATCGAAATAGCCGCCGCCTCGGTGATGTACCGACACGTTGACAGTGTGATGCTTCAGGCAGGCGTGGAGGTCTTGATTTTGGTGAAACAAGGCGACGAGACCGTCAAATTTGACAAGTATGTGCTGAACAGCCCTTTGGTGGATTTTCCGCAGGCATTGCTCGATGTGAAGCGGATGTCGCTGCCCAATGGTGATTATTTGCTCGAAATATCTTTCGTGGATGTCAACGACCCGGAGAACAAGGCGCTTTTCAAACGCCCCCTAAAAGTGGCGGTGGGGACGCAAATCCATCTTTCGGAGGTGCAGCTGCTGCGCAGTTTTCGGCGTGACGACACGGACAATCCTTTCACCAAAAACGGCTTCTTTCTCGAGCCCCTGCCTTTCCTCTTTTACGACCAAGGCGCCAAGTTGCTCGCTTTTTACGCCGAAATTTATCATTCGAACAAAGACATCCAAGACCCGGCCTATCTTGTCCGCTACTTTATCGAGCAAGAAAAGGGCAACGATGTCACCAACCTCATCTCCATCGGCCACCAGCGAAAAAAGCCCTCGCCGATTGATGCCGTGCTCGTGCAAATGGACATCAGCAAACTCGAAAGCGGCAACTATTTCCTCACCGTCGAGGTCCGCAACGCAGCCAACGAACTGCTCGCCACTCGAAAAGTGGCCTTCCAACGCAGCAACCCACTGCTCGAACTGCCCGAAAAAGAATTGACCGAGGAATTCGTCCATCAGCAGTTCGTGCAGCATCTGGACGAAGCGGCCTTGCGCTATGGCCTGCGGGCCGTCTCCGCTTATGCCATCGGCGAAGAGCCGGAGATGCTCAAAAACATCTTGCAAGGCGGCGACCTAAGCAAGATGCGTTTCTACCTCTTCCGCCATTTCATGCGCGAAGACCCCAACAACCCCGAACAGGCTTACAAGAAATTTTTGGAATTGGCGGCAGCGGTGGACAAAAAATTCAGGAGCGGGTTCCGATACGGTTTTGAGACGGACCGGGGGCGCACCTTCCTGCGCTTCGGTCGGCCCGACGACCTCGTGACGGTCGAGAACGAACCCGGCGCGGTGCCTTACGAAATCTGGGTCTATTACAAATTCCCCAAAACCCAACAAAACAACGTGAAATTCCTGTTTTACAACCCTTCATTGGCGGGTGAGGACTATCTGCTGCTGCACTCCACCGCTCGCGGCGAAATCAGCAACCCACGCTGGGAACGGGTGCTTTACTCGCGCAATTCCACCGAGTATGTGGAAGATGGCAACTACCACGATGCCACCGGCACCCAACGCAACTTGGGCCGCAACGCACGACAGTATTTTCAGGATTTCTGA
- the dnaK gene encoding molecular chaperone DnaK: MGKIIGIDLGTTNSCVSVMVGNEPVVIANDEGARTTPSVVGFLDNGERKIGAPAKRQAITNPKRTVSSIKRFMGMRHSESTSEIGRVPYKVVKGDNDTVRVDIDGRLYTPQEISAMVLQKMKKVAEDYLGEPVTEAVITVPAYFNDSQRQATKEAGAIAGLDVKRIVNEPTAAALAYGLDKRDKDVKIAVYDLGGGTFDISILELGGGVFEVKSTNGDTHLGGDDFDQVIIEWLAEEFKRQENMDLRKDPMALQRLKEAAEKAKIELSASAETEINLPYITAVDGVPKHLVMKLSRAKFEQMTDPLVQRTLEPCRKALQDAGLKASDIDEVILVGGSTRIPRIQAEVEKFFGKKPNRSVNPDEVVAIGAAVQGAILSGNAGVKDMVLLDVTPLSLGIETMGGIYDVVIEANTTVPTKKSKTYSTASDNQPQVEIHILQGERPMARDNRSVGRFILDGIPPAPRGVPQIEVTFDMDANGILSVSAVDKGTGKQQNIRIEASTGLSKEEIARMKAEAEANAAADRETRERAEKLNQADSLIFQTEKQLREYGDKVPANHKETIERSLNDLREAHKAQDLSRIDAATESLTAAWNAASQDIYAAQQSAANGGAADGEGNPYGSTTGGPTGGAGDTQDVEFEEVKN, encoded by the coding sequence ATGGGCAAAATAATAGGCATAGACCTCGGCACAACCAACTCTTGCGTCTCCGTCATGGTCGGCAACGAACCCGTCGTGATTGCCAACGACGAAGGCGCACGCACCACGCCGTCAGTAGTCGGTTTCCTCGACAACGGCGAGCGCAAAATCGGCGCACCAGCCAAGCGCCAAGCCATCACCAACCCGAAGCGCACCGTCTCGTCCATCAAGCGTTTCATGGGGATGCGCCACAGCGAATCTACTTCCGAAATCGGTCGTGTGCCGTACAAAGTCGTCAAAGGTGACAATGACACAGTGCGCGTGGACATTGATGGACGCCTTTATACCCCGCAGGAAATCTCCGCGATGGTGTTGCAAAAAATGAAAAAAGTCGCGGAGGACTACCTCGGCGAGCCTGTCACGGAGGCCGTCATCACCGTTCCGGCATATTTCAACGACTCACAGCGCCAAGCCACCAAAGAAGCAGGCGCTATCGCCGGTCTCGATGTGAAACGCATCGTGAACGAGCCGACGGCAGCAGCCCTCGCTTACGGCCTCGACAAGCGCGACAAAGACGTGAAAATCGCTGTGTACGACCTCGGTGGCGGCACGTTCGATATTTCCATTCTCGAACTCGGCGGCGGTGTTTTTGAAGTGAAATCTACCAACGGCGACACCCACCTCGGTGGCGACGACTTCGACCAAGTCATCATTGAATGGCTGGCCGAAGAGTTCAAACGCCAAGAAAATATGGACCTCCGCAAAGACCCGATGGCGCTCCAACGCCTGAAAGAAGCGGCGGAAAAAGCAAAAATCGAACTTTCGGCCAGCGCCGAAACGGAAATCAATCTGCCCTACATCACGGCAGTGGACGGCGTGCCCAAGCACCTCGTAATGAAACTCAGCCGCGCCAAATTCGAGCAAATGACCGACCCCCTCGTGCAGCGCACCCTGGAACCTTGCCGCAAGGCACTACAAGATGCGGGCTTGAAAGCAAGCGACATTGACGAGGTGATTCTCGTGGGTGGTTCCACGCGCATTCCGCGCATTCAGGCGGAAGTCGAAAAATTCTTTGGCAAAAAGCCCAATCGCTCGGTCAACCCCGACGAGGTGGTCGCCATCGGCGCAGCCGTGCAAGGGGCCATCCTCTCCGGCAACGCAGGCGTGAAAGACATGGTGTTGCTCGACGTGACGCCACTTTCACTCGGCATCGAAACGATGGGCGGCATCTACGACGTGGTCATCGAGGCAAATACGACGGTGCCGACCAAAAAGTCGAAAACATACTCGACGGCATCGGACAATCAGCCACAGGTGGAAATCCACATCCTGCAAGGCGAGCGTCCGATGGCCCGCGACAACCGCTCGGTCGGTCGCTTCATCCTCGACGGCATACCACCCGCCCCACGCGGCGTGCCTCAAATCGAGGTGACGTTCGACATGGACGCCAACGGCATCCTCTCGGTGTCGGCAGTGGACAAAGGCACGGGCAAGCAGCAAAACATCCGCATTGAGGCCAGCACGGGTCTCTCGAAAGAGGAAATCGCCCGCATGAAAGCCGAAGCTGAAGCCAACGCTGCCGCCGACCGCGAAACCCGCGAACGCGCCGAAAAACTCAACCAAGCCGACTCGCTGATTTTCCAAACGGAGAAGCAGCTCCGCGAATACGGCGACAAAGTGCCTGCCAACCACAAAGAGACCATCGAGCGTTCGCTCAACGATCTTCGTGAGGCACACAAGGCTCAGGACCTCAGCCGCATTGACGCAGCGACCGAATCCCTTACCGCCGCTTGGAACGCTGCCAGCCAAGACATCTACGCCGCACAGCAATCCGCTGCAAACGGCGGAGCCGCCGACGGCGAGGGCAATCCTTACGGCTCCACTACTGGCGGCCCCACAGGAGGTGCAGGCGACACGCAGGATGTGGAGTTTGAGGAAGTGAAAAATTAA
- a CDS encoding peptide MFS transporter, whose translation MFKKHPSGLPFLFFTEMWERFGYYLMIGIFLLYMTDTQKGGLAFDRSMGSDVYGTFIALVYLTPFIGGLVADRLLGYRRSIILGGVLMGIGYLMLAIPNNLFSFYASLGVMILGNGFFKPNISVLLGNLYNEEQYKHLKDTGYNIFYMGINIGALICNFFAAWLRHNIGWGAAFAAAGVGMFIGVVVFLVGMRHYAHADVRKAPVAGEAGVGQMLSSVLFPAIVAGVLGWMIPGNIFGSDSTDAFLFGSIPVVGFYLWILMKAAPEDKPRIKVLLSIYAIVIIFWAIFKQNGTALTTWAEFYTDREMPTWMAKPAESLKMAQVVSMEEGLYPKYDEQFRTTRDSAGNVVKIATFDPYFLNVPEAKRPPDGGSVSLISTELYQSVNPFFVVIFTPLLIGFFAWLRRRGKEPTTPAKIGWGLVISALSTLVTVWAVYAAHNGAVKASAWWLIAAYGVITVGELCLSPMGLSMVSKMAPRHITGLMMGGWQLATSIGNKLSGVLASLWDQYDDKANFFWVNFALLSGAALALFAMLRWLNRVFREKGLT comes from the coding sequence ATGTTCAAGAAACACCCATCCGGATTACCCTTCCTTTTTTTCACCGAAATGTGGGAACGCTTCGGCTATTACCTCATGATAGGCATCTTTTTGCTCTACATGACGGACACCCAAAAAGGCGGCTTGGCTTTTGACCGCTCCATGGGCTCCGACGTGTACGGCACCTTCATCGCATTGGTCTATCTCACCCCTTTCATAGGCGGGCTTGTGGCCGACAGACTTTTGGGCTATCGGCGCAGCATCATCCTGGGGGGCGTGCTCATGGGCATCGGATACCTGATGCTGGCCATTCCGAACAACTTGTTTTCATTCTACGCCTCGTTGGGCGTCATGATTTTGGGCAATGGTTTTTTCAAACCCAATATCTCCGTGCTGCTTGGCAATCTGTACAACGAGGAACAGTATAAGCACCTAAAAGATACGGGCTACAACATCTTTTACATGGGCATCAACATCGGGGCGCTCATCTGCAACTTCTTCGCTGCATGGCTGCGACACAACATCGGCTGGGGCGCGGCTTTTGCCGCCGCAGGGGTGGGCATGTTCATTGGCGTCGTGGTGTTCCTCGTCGGGATGAGGCACTACGCCCACGCCGACGTGCGCAAAGCGCCCGTGGCGGGCGAGGCAGGTGTCGGGCAGATGTTGTCGTCCGTGCTGTTTCCGGCCATCGTGGCGGGTGTGTTGGGCTGGATGATTCCGGGCAACATTTTTGGCTCCGATTCTACCGACGCTTTTCTGTTTGGCAGCATTCCCGTGGTAGGTTTTTATCTTTGGATTCTGATGAAAGCCGCGCCGGAAGACAAGCCGCGCATCAAAGTGCTGCTGTCTATTTATGCCATCGTCATCATTTTTTGGGCTATTTTCAAACAAAACGGCACCGCTCTCACTACTTGGGCCGAATTTTACACCGACCGCGAAATGCCCACATGGATGGCCAAGCCAGCAGAAAGCCTCAAAATGGCGCAAGTGGTCTCGATGGAGGAAGGGCTTTACCCAAAATACGACGAGCAATTCCGCACTACCCGCGATTCGGCTGGCAATGTTGTGAAAATCGCCACATTCGACCCCTACTTCCTGAACGTGCCCGAAGCCAAGCGCCCGCCTGACGGCGGAAGCGTCTCGCTCATCTCCACCGAACTCTACCAATCTGTCAATCCATTCTTCGTGGTGATTTTCACGCCGTTGCTCATCGGATTTTTTGCTTGGCTCCGCCGCCGAGGCAAAGAACCAACCACCCCAGCCAAAATCGGCTGGGGCTTGGTCATTTCCGCATTGAGCACCCTCGTCACCGTGTGGGCGGTCTATGCTGCCCACAATGGAGCGGTGAAAGCATCCGCTTGGTGGCTCATCGCTGCTTATGGGGTCATCACGGTGGGCGAGCTCTGTCTCAGCCCGATGGGGCTTTCGATGGTGTCGAAAATGGCGCCGCGCCACATCACCGGGCTGATGATGGGCGGCTGGCAATTGGCCACTTCCATCGGCAACAAATTGAGCGGGGTGCTTGCCTCACTTTGGGACCAATATGACGACAAAGCCAATTTCTTTTGGGTTAACTTTGCCCTGCTGTCGGGCGCGGCATTGGCGCTGTTTGCCATGCTGCGATGGCTCAATCGAGTTTTCCGAGAAAAGGGATTGACCTGA